The bacterium nucleotide sequence CGCCGGGCTGAAGGACGAGCCGGCGGACCAGGAGCCGAAGCGCTTCGGCACCGGCGTCGGCGCGACCGAGGTGCCGCGGGGGATCCTCTATCACGAGTACACCTACGACACCCGCGGGCGCATCGCGGCGGCGAACTGCATCATCCCGACGGGGCAGAACCTGGCCAACATCGACGCGGACATGGTGGCGCTCGTGCCGCAGATGATCGGGCGCGGGCAGGACGGCGTCACGCTCGCCCTCGAGATGCTCGTGCGCGCCTACGACCCGTGCATCAGCTGCTCGGTGCACCTGCTGGACGTGAGCTTCACATGAGGATCTTCGCGGTGGGCAACAGCTTCTACGGCGACGACGGGATCGGGGCGGCCGTCCTGGAGGCGATCCGGGAGGGTGATTCCTTCCCCGGCGCCCGTCTGGTCGACCTGCAGACGGACGCCCTGGCCCTCGTCGACGCCCTGGCGCCCGGCGAGACGAACGTCGTGATCGACGCGGCGGACATGGGTCTCGATCCCGGCGAGGCCATGGGGTTCCGGCCGTCGGAGGTCGAGCTGCGGATCCGCGGCGATCATCTCTCCCTGCACGGCTTCGGCCTGGCCGACGCGTTCGGACTGGCCGCCCAGCTGGGGCGGTTGCCGCGGCGGGTGCTGGTGGTGGGGGTGCAGCCGGAGCGGGTCGCGATCAACGAGGACCTGAGCGACACGGTGGCCGCGGC carries:
- a CDS encoding hydrogenase maturation protease; the encoded protein is MRIFAVGNSFYGDDGIGAAVLEAIREGDSFPGARLVDLQTDALALVDALAPGETNVVIDAADMGLDPGEAMGFRPSEVELRIRGDHLSLHGFGLADAFGLAAQLGRLPRRVLVVGVQPERVAINEDLSDTVAAAVPAVIDIIRAEVAAHEGEDHPGH